From Lolium perenne isolate Kyuss_39 chromosome 5, Kyuss_2.0, whole genome shotgun sequence, a single genomic window includes:
- the LOC127303995 gene encoding serine/threonine-protein phosphatase 7 long form homolog, with translation MAEKGEVLKWLHLRCHEVHGKKMPYDERYTQYIKKTGLLPFVHLVSRSTPHMNPCAITALVDRWRPETHSFHLPCGEMTVTLQDVSMILALPIKGEPVCRNTASDGWREAMRDLIGNAPTTEKMSAGAPYSWIQKNFKKCPEGAEDEVVEMYARTYLWYVVSRVLFSDGTGSNASFMWLQLFAGWEHNLSWGTAALAYLYRQLDDACCKTGKGASIGGCMLLLSIWSWLRLPVGRPIEMRRNDWNDHRDPLRFPTAAYIWDNTEPFHGESKECYMRYISQLDALTPEKVTWEPYGEPGSIARHILFRLNPKCLEEAHLWRMTCQLICFYAVEYHLPDRVMRQFGLFQETPPPWKDTRIELHELDKIRQKKEKNWPIRHRHYINKFKAIIRRIEDPKTVPVHLQPFDSEAFSRYLCWLRSVSRLYIKPPAFAPVDVEDGTYLDDEDMAKLDYNRRTREGRNPDPTRA, from the exons ATGGCGGAGAAAGGGGAGGTTTTGAAATGGTTGCACTTGAGGTGCCATGAGGTCCATGGCAAGAAGATGCCATATGACGAGCGATACACACAATATATCAAGAAGACCGGACTTCTCCCTTTCGTGCACCTTGTGTCCCGGTCGACGCCGCATATGAACCCATGCGCGATCACGGCACTAGTTGATCGATGGAGACCGGAGACACATAGTTTCCACTTGCCTTGTGGGGAGATGACAGTAACTCTGCaagatgtttccatgatcctggCACTTCCTATCAAAGGGGAGCCTGTGTGTCggaacacagcttctgatggaTGGCGTGAAGCGATGAGGGATCTCATTGGGAACGCGCCGACGACGGAGAAGATGTCTGCTGGTGCTCCTTATTCTTGGATccaaaagaacttcaagaagTGCCCCGAGGGCGCCGAGGACGAGGTGGTTGAGATGTATGCTCGGACATACTTGTGGTATGTTGTGAGTAGGGTTCTTTTCTCAGACGGCACTGGATCGAATGCCTCCTTCATGTGGCTCCAGTTATTTGCGGGTTGGGAACATAATCTcagttggggaacagcggcactcGCTTACTTGTACCGACAG TTGGACGACGCGTGTTGCAAAACAGGAAAAGGAGCAAGTATTGGTGGTTGTATGCTTCTATTGTCCATATGGTCGTGGTTGCGCTTGCCAGTTGGCCGTCCCATTGAGATGCGCCGGAATGATTGGAATGATCATAGAGACCCATTACGTTTTCCTACCGCGGCGTACATATGGGACAATACAGAACCTTTCCATGGTGAATCTAAGGAATGCTACATGAGGTACATCAGCCAACTCGACGCTCTTACCCCGGAGAAG GTGACATGGGAGCCCTATGGAGAGCCCGGGAGTATTGCTCGACACATATTGTTTAGGCTGAACCCGAAGTGTCTAGAAGAAGCACATCTTTGGCGGATGACTTGTCAATTGATATGCTTTTATGCAGTTGAGTACCATCTTCCAGATCGGGTGATGAGACAGTTTGGTTTGTTCCAAGAGACCCCGCCGCCATGGAAGGACACTAGAATAGAGTTGCACGA GTTGGACAAAATaaggcagaagaaggagaagaattgGCCCATCCGTCACAGGCACTACATCAACAAGTTCAAGGCCATCATCAGGAGGATTGAGGACCCAAAAACAGTTCCGGTTCATCTGCAACCATTTGATAGCGAAGCATTCAGCCGGTATCTTTGCTGGCTACGTAGTGTGTCTCGTTTGTACATAAAGCCGCCGGCTTTTGCACCCGTGGATGTAGAAGACGGAACATATCTGGATGATGAGGACATGGCCAAGTTGGATTATAACAGACGCACAAGAGAGGGTAGAAACCCTGACCCCACACGTGCTTGA